A DNA window from Fragaria vesca subsp. vesca linkage group LG3, FraVesHawaii_1.0, whole genome shotgun sequence contains the following coding sequences:
- the LOC101314166 gene encoding calcium-transporting ATPase 12, plasma membrane-type-like has protein sequence MDTSWGALMNKVTKTPNQAHLPAQLDKVSTGTQIIGISISIHILVVLFFRFMVEREDNHSSLPDGKPPTSSKEIMNLIEKIVMKPSGKINILTTYLAIFLVGVVEGIPLVVTLAIRYWNKKILSGKATSQGTLACVTMGSVTTICTDKTGVLTLNTLKVHKCYIGDEVIETDYVTGINTHVREALCNGISTPLLTPSPHCSSTDDPLLSCDDFNLGMQYEVLRQNCSIVEIKGLSTNEEGSGVLISSPNNEGDMHSHWKGPATTILDMCSHYNDNKGETKVMDEHSILAFNQIIEGMQSKYLKTIAFAYRQTEVSMLEDNSLILIALLGVRYSCCTDIVEACQEAGVNIILVSEDNVSDLKDIADECGILLNPNRSVEGKSFRNSTQEKRMDMADKICVMGNSTPLDRLLLVQCLKEKGHVVAMVGVGTNDVPTLKEADVGIAIGTWSNGAARESSDIIIWDKNVSFLVTIIGCGRCIYYNVQKYIQLELTMNIAWLLITSTTTMCLGQSAIAAIKLVWANMVVTLLGGLALLLEPPTEELMKKAPIKRNESLISKPMWRNIVSQALYQTVILITFQYKGPSILGISKKVAFVEIAHIVVGNARLNWAQWGICLLIGMVSWAIDLAVKSATSFILSSASISRTMTPSNVSESASNLELPLIHGNST, from the exons ATGGACACATCATGGGGTGCGCTGATGAACAAAGTAACCAAAACTCCTAATCAGGCTCATTTACCAGCTCAACTTGATAAGGTCAGCACAGGCACACAGATTATAGGGATCTCAATCTCTATCCACATCCTGGTAGTCTTGTTCTTCCGTTTCATGGTTGAAAGGGAAGACAATCACTCTAGCCTCCCAGACGGGAAACCGCCAACTTCAAGCAAGGAAATAATGAATTTAATTGAGAAAATTGTGATGAAACCGAGTGGTAAGATCAATATCCTAACAACATATCTGGCTATATTCCTCGTAGGAGTTGTAGAAGGAATACCTCTTGTTGTTACACTTGCCATAAGGTATTGGAATAAGAAGATATTATCTGGAAAGGCCACTTCTCAAGGGACTTTGGCTTGTGTCACCATGGGATCTGTCACAACTATTTGCACTGACAAAACTGGAGTCCTAACCTTGAACACACTGAAAGTGCACAAGTGTTACATTGGTGATGAAGTCATAGAAACTGACTATGTCACTGGAATAAACACACATGTTCGTGAAGCTTTGTGCAACGGAATCAGCACACCCCTTCTGACACCAAGCCCTCATTGCAGCTCAACAGATGACCCGCTCCTTTCCTGTGATGACTTCAATTTGGGAATGCAATATGAGGTTTTGAGGCAAAATTGTTCCATTGTGGAGATCAAAGGATTGAGCACCAATGAGGAAGGCAGTGGAGTATTGATAAGTAGTCCTAACAATGAAGGAGATATGCACTCGCATTGGAAGGGACCTGCAACAACAATATTAGACATGTGTTCGCACTACAATGATAACAAAGGGGAAACAAAGGTCATGGATGAACATAGTATATTGGCTTTTAACCAAATCATAGAGGGTATGCAATCCAAATATCTCAAGACCATCGCATTTGCTTACAGACAGACTGAGGTTTCGATGCTAGAAGACAACAGCTTAATCTTAATAGCACTGCTCGGTGTGAGGTATTCATGCTGTACAGATATAGTGGAAGCTTGTCAAGAAGCAGGGGTCAACATCATACTGGTCTCAGAAGATAATGTTTCAGACCTGAAAGACATTGCTGATGAGTGTGGAATACTTCTGAACCCAAACAGATCGGTAGAAGGTAAAAGTTTTCGGAATAGCACCCAAGAAAAGAGGATGGACATGGCAGATAAAATATGCGTCATGGGAAACTCCACTCCTTTGGACAGGCTCCTCTTGGTGCAATGTCTGAAAGAAAAAGGCCACGTTGTAGCAATGGTTGGAGTCGGAACAAATGATGTTCCAACTTTGAAAGAAGCTGATGTGGGCATTGCAATTGGAACTTGGAGTAATGGAGCGGCAAGAGAGAGCTCAGACATTATCATCTGGGATAAAAATGTCAGTTTCTTGGTCACCATTATTGGATGTGGAAGATGCATATACTACAACGTTCAAAAGTACATTCAACTGGAGCTCACCATGAATATAGCATGGTTGTTGATAACATCCACAACTACAATGTGTTTGGGACAAAGTGCAATTGCAGCCATCAAATTGGTGTGGGCAAACATGGTTGTGACTCTTCTAGGCGGGCTTGCTCTATTGTTGGAGCCTCCAACAGAGGAACTCATGAAGAAGGCACCAATCAAACGAAATGAATCTCTCATTAGCAAGCCAATGTGGAGAAACATAGTCAGTCAAGCTTTATATCAGACTGTCATTTTGATCACCTTTCAATACAAAGGACCAAGTATCCTAGGCATCAGCAAGAAG GTGGCTTTTGTTGAGATTGCACACATTGTTGTTGGCAATGCAAGGTTGAATTGGGCACAGTGGGGTATCTGTCTTCTAATTGGGATGGTCTCATGGGCTATTGATCTGGCTGTTAAGTCTGCAACCAGCTTCATACTCAGCTCAGCATCCATTAGTAGGACTATGACACCCTCTAATGTCTCAGAATCCGCTTCTAATCTAGAGCTCCCACTCATTCATGGAAATTCCACATGA
- the LOC101314448 gene encoding probable pectate lyase 15-like: protein MAVSDESNRYCLYACMSLLLGFGLFADCSSSVVDDPAGQIGSIGNNCSERETTRKLLLQVLRPSCRKTGNSIDDCWRCDPNWFNNRKRLADCAIGFGKDAKGGRDGHIYVVTDSSDNDVVNPRPSTLRYAVIQTEPLWIIFARDMQITLKQELIMNSFKTIDGRGVKVEIAYGGQITVQYVTNIIIHGLHIHHCKELRNAMVRDSPSHYGWRAKSDGDGISIFGAKHIWIDHNSLSNCTDGLVDAVEASTAITISNNLFMDHDKVMLLGAQDGYTQDKVMQVTIVYNRFGPGVEQRMPHARYGNFHIVNNDYANGWKIYAVGGSSNPTINSEGNRYVADPVKYPYAKEVTQRMKASESEWKKWNWRSKGDQVLNGAYFIPSGDASPAAYVQASSALPKPASMVLAMTANAGALTCLRGHVC, encoded by the coding sequence ATGGCGGTGTCTGATGAGAGTAATAGATATTGCCTTTATGCATGCATGTCGTTGCTTCTAGGGTTTGGCCTCTTTGCAGATTGCTCGAGTTCGGTCGTTGATGACCCAGCAGGGCAAATTGGTTCCATAGGCAACAACTGCTCTGAAAGAGAAACCACGAGGAAGCTGCTGCTCCAAGTCCTCCGACCCTCATGTCGTAAAACCGGAAATTCCATCGATGACTGCTGGCGTTGTGATCCCAACTGGTTCAACAACCGAAAGCGTCTCGCGGACTGCGCCATTGGTTTTGGCAAAGACGCCAAGGGCGGCCGCGATGGACACATTTACGTTGTCACCGACTCGAGTGACAACGATGTTGTAAACCCTAGACCAAGCACTCTCCGCTACGCTGTCATCCAGACCGAGCCTCTCTGGATCATATTCGCCAGGGACATGCAGATCACACTGAAGCAGGAGCTGATCATGAATAGCTTCAAGACCATTGACGGGCGCGGAGTCAAAGTTGAAATTGCTTACGGAGGGCAAATAACGGTTCAATATGTCACAAACATTATAATCCATGGTCTGCACATCCACCACTGCAAAGAGTTACGCAATGCAATGGTGAGAGACTCCCCATCTCATTATGGATGGAGAGCAAAATCTGATGGCGATGGCATCTCCATCTTCGGAGCGAAACACATATGGATCGATCACAATTCACTCTCAAACTGTACCGACGGCCTTGTGGATGCCGTGGAGGCCTCAACTGCAATAACCATTTCCAACAATCTATTTATGGACCACGATAAGGTGATGCTGTTAGGGGCCCAAGATGGTTATACTCAAGACAAGGTGATGCAAGTGACTATTGTTTACAACCGTTTCGGGCCGGGAGTAGAGCAGAGAATGCCTCATGCTAGGTACGGCAATTTCCATATAGTGAACAATGACTACGCTAACGGGTGGAAGATATATGCCGTTGGGGGATCTTCAAACCCTACCATCAACAGCGAAGGCAACAGATACGTTGCCGACCCGGTAAAGTATCCCTATGCGAAGGAGGTTACCCAGAGAATGAAGGCGAGCGAATCAGAGTGGAAGAAATGGAATTGGAGGTCGAAGGGAGATCAAGTCTTGAATGGTGCTTACTTCATTCCGTCCGGAGATGCTAGTCCGGCAGCCTATGTCCAGGCCTCTAGCGCCTTACCCAAGCCAGCTTCCATGGTTTTAGCCATGACGGCTAATGCTGGTGCACTTACTTGCCTCAGAGGTCATGTTTGCTAA
- the LOC101296070 gene encoding cytosolic Fe-S cluster assembly factor NARFL-like — MSEKFSATLRIGDLNDYIAPSQACVVSLKSTSTKPSDKSQVSTSGKVLQTEPVKISLKDCLACSGCITSAETVMLEKQSLDEFLLNIDKGKAVIVSLSPQSRASLAVHFGISQLQVFRKLTTLFKSLGVKAIFDTSCSRDLTLIESCNEFITRYKQSTDDESRKSLLPMISSACPGWICYAEKTLGSYVLPYISSVKSPQQTIGVIVKKHICQKMGLRPDDVYHVTVMPCYDKKLEASRDDFVFEVDRANSNGNGSVSISEVDSVLTTGEVLDLIQLKGADFGGLEESPLDTMLTNFSDGHLYGVHGSSGGYAETIFQYAAKVIFGREIEGPVDFRTIKNSDFQEVTLEVEGKTVLKFALCYGFRNLQNVVRKIKIGKCDYHFLEIMACPSGCLNGGGQIKPKPGQSAKQLIPLLQAAYADNVLVSDPFGNPIVRSLYNEWLEKPGSDKAKQLMHTEYHPIVKSITSQLHNW, encoded by the exons ATGTCAGAGAAGTTCTCCGCCACGCTTCGAATCGGAGACCTCAACGATTACATAGCTCCGTCTCAGGCTTGCGTAGTCTCTCTCAAATCCACCTCCACAAAGCCCTCCGATAAGTCTCAG GTTTCGACTTCCGGCAAGGTATTGCAAACCGAACCGGTTAAAATTTCACTCAAAGATTGCTTAGCATGCAG TGGGTGCATAACGTCGGCGGAGACTGTTATGCTGGAGAAGCAAAGTTTGGATGAGTTTCTTTTGAATATTGATAAAGGAAAAGCCGTCATTGTTTCCCTATCTCCCCAATCAAGAGCTTCACTTGCTGTTCATTTTGGGATTTCACAACTTCAG GTCTTTAGGAAATTGACAACTCTTTTTAAGTCCTTGGGCGTAAAGGCTATATTTGACACAAGTTGCAGTAGAGATCTAACTCTTATTGAATCTTGTAATGAATTCATCACAAGGTACAAACAGTCTACTGATGATGAAAGCCGTAAATCTTTGTTGCCCATGATTTCATCAGCATGTCCAG GTTGGATATGCTATGCTGAAAAAACACTTGGATCCTATGTACTGCCTTATATTTCTTCAGTGAAGAGTCCCCAGCAAACAATTGGAGTTATTGTTAAAAAGCATATATGCCAAAAAATGGGTCTTAG GCCAGATGATGTTTACCATGTAACAGTGATGCCTTGTTATGACAAGAAGCTTGAGGCGTCACGTGATGACTTTGTATTTGAAGTTGATCGAGCCAATAGTAATGGGAATGGTAGTGTTAGCATTTCAGAGGTAGATTCAGTGTTGACAACTGGAGAAGTTTTAGATCTGATACAG TTAAAAGGCGCTGATTTTGGGGGCTTAGAAGAGTCTCCTCTAGATACCAT GTTGACAAATTTTAGTGACGGACATCTTTACGGAGTCCACGGAAGCTCAGGGGGATATGCAGAAACAATTTTCCAATATGCTGCTAAAGTAATCTTTGGAAGAGAAATTGAAGGCCCTGTGGACTTCAGGACTATAAAAAATTCAGACTTTCAAGAAGTAACTTTAGAG GTGGAAGGGAAGACTGTTTTGAAATTTGCACTATGTTATGGTTTTCGGAACCTGCAAAATGTTGTCAGGAAAATCAAGATTGGGAAATGTGATTATCATTTTCTAGAGATCATGGCTTGCCCTTCAG GTTGCTTGAATGGTGGAGGACAGATCAAGCCAAAACCTGGGCAATCTGCAAAGCAGTTGATTCCGTTGTTACAAGCAGCTTATGCGGACAAT GTTTTGGTATCTGATCCTTTTGGAAATCCAATAGTGCGAAGCTTATATAATGAGTGGCTTGAGAAACCTGGTTCAGATAAGGCTAAGCAACTCATGCACACAGAGTACCACCCTATCGTTAAAAGCATAACTTCTCAGTTACACAATTGGTGA
- the LOC101296355 gene encoding CASP-like protein GSVIVT00013502001-like, protein MSYLGVGVSPGNVAVSHSSSTTNLKVIDRRVKVAELVLRFLICGLGLAAALLVATDTQVKEIFMVKKKAKFTDMKALVFLVIVNGIAAAYSLLQALRCVVSMIKGIVLFSKPLAWMIFSADQVVAYVAVAEVGAAAQSAALAKLGQSELQWMKICNMYDKFCTQVGEGIAISVLVGLSTILISCISAFNLFRLYGGGKNQSSSRW, encoded by the exons ATGAGCTACTTGGGTGTGGGTGTTAGTCCTGGGAATGTCGCAGTGTCTCACAGCAGTAGCACCACAAATCTAAAAGTGATCGATCGGAGAGTGAAGGTGGCAGAGTTGGTCTTGAGGTTTCTCATCTGTGGTCTCGGACTCGCCGCTGCTCTTCTTGTGGCAACTGACACTCAAGTCAAAGAGATCTTCATGGTCAAGAAGAAGGCCAAGTTCACAGACATGAAGGCTCTAGT GTTTTTGGTGATAGTCAATGGAATAGCTGCTGCCTACTCTTTGCTGCAAGCACTGCGCTGTGTTGTGAGCATGATTAAAGGAATTGTTCTCTTCAGCAAGCCCTTAGCTTGGATGATTTTCTCGGCTGATCAG GTGGTGGCTTATGTGGCTGTGGCCGAAGTAGGAGCTGCAGCACAGTCTGCGGCGTTGGCCAAGTTGGGGCAGTCGGAGCTACAATGGATGAAGATCTGCAACATGTATGACAAGTTCTGCACCCAAGTTGGGGAGGGAATTGCGATCTCGGTCTTGGTTGGTCTCAGCACAATCCTCATCTCTTGCATTTCTGCTTTCAATCTCTTCCGATTGTATGGTGGCGGCAAGAACCAGAGCAGCTCAAGGTGGTAG
- the LOC101296639 gene encoding glucan endo-1,3-beta-glucosidase 1-like: MPSSILWLLLALLCLAVTPRRSGGQLEEWCIADEQTPADELKMALDWACEKGGADCSKIQENQACYLPNTLEHHASYAFNNYYQKFKQEGATCYFNAAAFVTALDPSHNSCKFEYVP, encoded by the exons ATGCCATCTAGTATTCTGTGGCTTCTGCTAGCTCTGCTGTGTTTAGCAGTAACGCCACGAAGATCTG GTGGACAGTTAGAGGAATGGTGCATAGCGGATGAGCAGACACCGGCGGACGAGCTAAAGATGGCACTTGATTGGGCTTGTGAGAAGGGAGGTGCAGACTGCAGTAAGATACAAGAGAACCAAGCTTGCTACTTGCCTAATACACTGGAGCACCATGCCTCTTATGCTTTCAACAATTACTATCAAAAGTTCAAGCAGGAAGGCGCAACATGTTACTTCAATGCTGCTGCATTTGTCACTGCCCTTGATCCAA GTCATAACTCTTGCAAGTTTGAGTATGTTCCTTAA
- the LOC101314734 gene encoding uncharacterized protein LOC101314734: MDPLLFVFVLVALFPISEAQLDGEPELIPHASNNTDLRDAVNDMRAKSYHGFAILLQMVNGFAQQNRPLTFLMPPDSKLSESAISVNYIEEFITSHAVPMPLTFNDILHFPTATLVPTGFDSKMIRINNRGRASFSVNNAHIVTPNICNGTFFRCHGIDAVIQFGNVSAT, encoded by the coding sequence ATGGATCCTCTGTTGTTTGTGTTCGTCCTTGTTGCTCTCTTCCCCATATCAGAAGCACAACTAGACGGGGAACCAGAGCTCATCCCTCACGCTTCGAACAACACTGATTTGCGGGATGCAGTAAATGATATGAGAGCAAAGTCTTACCATGGATTTGCAATACTACTGCAGATGGTGAATGGATTTGCACAACAAAACCGGCCCTTAACCTTCTTGATGCCACCTGACTCAAAACTATCTGAATCCGCAATCTCGGTGAACTACATTGAAGAGTTCATCACAAGCCATGCAGTCCCGATGCCTCTCACGTTCAATGACATTTTACATTTTCCAACTGCGACCCTTGTGCCAACTGGTTTTGATAGCAAGATGATCAGAATCAACAACCGGGGCAGAGCTAGTTTCTCTGTTAACAATGCACACATTGTCACACCAAACATTTGCAATGGCACTTTCTTCAGGTGTCATGGAATTGATGCAGTAATTCAGTTTGGGAATGTTTCAGCTACATAA
- the LOC101315032 gene encoding uncharacterized protein LOC101315032 — protein sequence MKPSSRYSSYDARSSTTSNPSSSAEFKPKHPTSSASRAVVKSKPSPDPNLTTMVRKFIEKRSSSSKPKPISGTALVIPSDAISDGLRKTAKNGSSGSNFAALHRKLFGKATERKKEVKALTEVKGNTRTLAMVLRSERELLSLNKDQESEIADLKLMIEEKNREVEKLKDLCLKQREEIKSLKSTILFPDVMNSQLQELVEKQGSELKQAKQVIPNLQRQVTSLTGQLQCLAVDLAEVKADKHSVRACFQSDDSIPRTPTYHQKESSNSLEFSSCDPTSPGSPDDMFLKDLNPCLTPFCAKSKSKEFDEMGYYSPHGYDESLSKNNVDFGLNSCARKLTRSSDCCQNSETESRTAHANRRSGDAQRTYGNRPHRNYF from the exons ATGAAGCCCTCGTCGCGCTACAGTTCCTACGACGCACGCTCCTCCACCACCTCCAACCCCTCCTCCTCCGCTGAGTTCAAGCCCAAGCACCCCACCTCCTCCGCTTCACGCGCCGTCGTCAAATCCAAGCCCTCGCCGGACCCCAACCTCACCACCATGGTCAGAAAATTCATCGAAAAGCGATCCTCCTCATCCAAGCCCAAGCCGATTAGCGGCACCGCCTTGGTGATCCCGTCCGATGCAATCTCCGACGGCCTGAGAAAGACGGCCAAAAATGGCTCCTCCGGCTCCAACTTCGCGGCGCTGCACAGGAAGCTGTTTGGTAAAGCCACGGAGAGGAAGAAGGAGGTGAAGGCGTTGACCGAGGTCAAAGGGAACACCAGGACGCTGGCCATGGTGTTGAGAAGTGAGAGAGAGCTTCTGAGTCTGAACAAGGATCAAGAATCGGAGATCGCCGACCTCAAGTTGATGATTGAAGAGAAGAACAGAGAA GTGGAAAAATTGAAGGACTTGTGTTTGAAGCAAAGGGAGGAAATCAAATCGTTGAAGAGCACGATTTTGTTCCCGGATGTTATGAATTCTCAGCTCCAAGAGTTGGTAGAGAAGCAAGGGTCAGAGCTTAAGCAAGCCAAACAAGTAATCCCAAATCTTCAAAGGCAGGTCACTTCTCTCACTGGCCAGCTCCAATGCCTTGCAGTGGATCTTGCTGAG GTGAAAGCAGACAAACATTCAGTGAGGGCATGTTTTCAAAGTGATGACAGTATTCCCAGAACTCCAACGTATCATCAGAAAGAATCTTCGAATTCTCTG GAGTTCAGCTCTTGTGATCCAACCAGTCCTGGTAGTCCAGATGACATGTTCCTAAAGGATTTAAATCCATGTTTAACACCCTTCTGTGCTAAATCAAAGTCCAAG GAATTTGATGAGATGGGTTACTACTCTCCACACGGATATGATGAAAGCTTATCTAAAAACAATGTGGACTTTGGATTGAACTCTTGTGCGAGGAAGTTGACCCGAAGTTCAGACTGTTGCCAGAATTCTGAAACAGAAAGCAGAACAGCTCATGCAAATCGGAGATCTGGTGATGCTCAACGAACATATGGCAATCGACCTCACCGTAATTATTTTTAG